The following are from one region of the Streptomyces decoyicus genome:
- a CDS encoding substrate-binding and VWA domain-containing protein codes for MGRHSLPDGSPTEHTGARPGLRRRTIIISTGLVLAVAAGSVVAVRSGLLPFGGPCDGQSTRLDVAASPDIAPALEAVAKTAREHATRTDGRCLDVRITARAANDIADAFGQRPVSPDFQVWIPDSSLWVDRVEAERGTPLTAVGTIASSPIALGAVPEAATSMGWPKKTYTWTKLTRTATSGDELRLGLADPARSATGMLALARISAANAKDAKDSDEADTRTAATAKLLYQRVTDGDGRVLTTLPHDNSSTEQANPRRNQALLLSEQAAYTHNTKAGGGPDLDLFYPQDGTARLDFPFTLVDDTELSPEQTRAANRFMTLLGENGGQRTLRRHGFRAGNGEADPKVTAAAGGRDPQPYSADPADPPTVEELQALMGMWTVTVQNTRLTTVVDASPSMGTPVPGGGGRTRMDLTKNSLLQALATFTPEDEIGLWKFATFLDGAKDYAELSPTSRLGDRDPAGGTHRDTLTAAFSSLAPVLRGATGLYDTTLAAYQEACATYASGKFNALVIVTDGADDDAGSLGLDALAEKLKKLSDPQRPVPLIALAIGPAADTAALERITAPTGGSAHQVSDPSQIHQVILKAIMAAGGKKPR; via the coding sequence ATGGGACGACACAGCTTGCCCGACGGCTCCCCGACGGAGCACACGGGGGCCCGACCGGGGCTTCGCCGGCGCACCATCATCATCTCGACCGGTCTCGTTCTCGCCGTGGCCGCGGGCTCGGTGGTGGCAGTGCGCAGCGGTCTGCTCCCGTTCGGGGGCCCGTGCGACGGCCAGTCGACGCGGCTCGACGTGGCGGCCTCGCCCGATATCGCCCCGGCGCTCGAAGCGGTGGCCAAGACGGCCCGCGAGCACGCGACGCGCACCGACGGCAGATGTCTGGACGTCAGGATCACCGCGCGCGCCGCCAATGACATCGCCGACGCCTTCGGGCAGCGGCCGGTCAGCCCCGACTTCCAGGTCTGGATACCGGATTCGAGCCTGTGGGTGGACCGGGTCGAAGCGGAGCGCGGCACTCCGCTGACCGCCGTCGGCACCATCGCCTCGTCCCCGATCGCGCTGGGCGCCGTCCCCGAGGCCGCCACGTCAATGGGCTGGCCGAAGAAGACCTACACCTGGACGAAGCTGACCCGGACCGCGACCTCCGGCGACGAACTGCGCCTGGGCCTCGCCGACCCGGCCCGCAGCGCCACCGGGATGCTCGCGCTGGCCCGTATCAGCGCCGCCAACGCCAAGGACGCCAAGGACAGCGACGAAGCCGACACCCGCACCGCCGCGACGGCAAAGCTCCTCTACCAGCGGGTCACGGACGGCGACGGACGGGTACTGACCACCCTGCCGCACGACAACTCCTCAACGGAGCAGGCCAATCCGCGCCGCAACCAGGCGCTGCTGCTCTCGGAGCAGGCCGCCTACACCCACAACACGAAGGCGGGCGGCGGCCCCGATCTGGACCTGTTCTACCCGCAGGACGGCACGGCCCGGCTCGACTTCCCGTTCACGCTGGTCGACGACACGGAGCTGAGCCCCGAGCAGACCCGCGCCGCCAACCGCTTCATGACACTGCTGGGCGAGAACGGAGGACAGCGCACGCTGCGCCGGCACGGCTTCCGGGCCGGCAACGGCGAGGCGGACCCGAAAGTGACCGCCGCGGCCGGCGGGCGCGATCCGCAGCCGTACTCCGCCGATCCCGCCGACCCGCCGACGGTCGAGGAACTCCAGGCGCTGATGGGCATGTGGACGGTCACGGTGCAGAACACCCGGCTCACCACGGTCGTGGACGCCTCGCCGTCGATGGGCACCCCGGTCCCGGGCGGCGGCGGCCGGACCCGTATGGACCTCACCAAGAATTCACTGCTCCAGGCGCTGGCCACCTTCACGCCCGAGGACGAGATCGGGCTGTGGAAGTTCGCCACCTTCCTGGACGGCGCCAAGGACTATGCGGAGCTGTCCCCCACCAGCCGCCTCGGCGACCGGGACCCCGCCGGCGGCACCCACCGCGACACGCTCACCGCCGCCTTCAGCTCACTGGCCCCGGTACTCCGCGGCGCCACCGGCCTCTACGACACCACGCTCGCCGCGTACCAGGAAGCCTGCGCGACGTATGCGAGCGGGAAGTTCAACGCACTGGTCATCGTCACCGACGGCGCCGACGACGACGCCGGCAGCCTCGGCCTCGATGCCCTGGCCGAGAAGCTGAAGAAGCTCTCCGACCCCCAGCGGCCGGTGCCGCTGATCGCCCTCGCCATCGGCCCGGCGGCCGACACAGCGGCCCTGGAGCGCATCACGGCGCCGACCGGCGGATCGGCGCACCAGGTCAGCGACCCGTCGCAGATCCACCAGGTGATCCTCAAGGCCATCATGGCGGCGGGCGGCAAGAAGCCGCGCTGA
- a CDS encoding CPBP family intramembrane glutamic endopeptidase — translation MADADVPGNGPGKGPGTGAAEEPSRSILRSETLIVLALSLGASGVSALISFIGSVTKPGGLKDQAATLNGSHAPGRPWLDLAWQLFGIASALVPVVLVAHLLLRERAGGLRAVGFDRQRPGFDLSRGVALAAVIGSSGVLLYLGARAGGFNLTVVPEALPAVWWKIPVLIASAVQNAVLEEVIVVGYLLRRLGQLGWTPTAALAASSLLRGSYHLYQGLGGFVGNMVMGVIFVLLYRRWGRVGPLVAAHALIDTVAFVGYALLAGHVGWLPTA, via the coding sequence GTGGCTGATGCGGACGTTCCAGGTAATGGGCCCGGGAAGGGCCCGGGAACGGGGGCGGCCGAGGAGCCGTCGCGGAGCATCCTGCGGAGCGAGACGCTGATCGTCCTGGCCCTCTCGCTGGGGGCCAGCGGGGTGTCGGCGCTGATCAGCTTCATCGGCTCGGTGACCAAGCCCGGCGGCCTCAAGGACCAGGCGGCGACGCTCAACGGCTCCCACGCGCCCGGCCGCCCCTGGCTGGATCTCGCCTGGCAGCTGTTCGGGATCGCCAGCGCCCTCGTCCCCGTGGTGCTGGTGGCGCATCTGCTGCTGCGTGAACGGGCCGGCGGACTGCGGGCGGTCGGCTTCGACCGGCAGCGGCCCGGTTTCGACCTGAGCCGCGGAGTCGCGCTGGCGGCCGTCATCGGCAGCAGTGGTGTGCTGCTCTATCTGGGTGCGCGGGCGGGCGGATTCAATCTGACGGTGGTCCCCGAGGCGCTGCCCGCGGTGTGGTGGAAGATCCCGGTGCTGATCGCCTCCGCGGTGCAGAACGCCGTCCTGGAGGAGGTCATCGTCGTCGGGTATCTGCTGCGCAGGCTGGGGCAGTTGGGCTGGACTCCGACGGCCGCACTCGCGGCCAGCTCCCTGCTGCGCGGTTCCTACCACCTCTATCAGGGCCTCGGCGGCTTCGTCGGCAACATGGTGATGGGCGTGATCTTCGTCCTGCTCTACCGGCGGTGGGGACGGGTCGGGCCGCTGGTCGCCGCGCATGCCCTGATCGACACCGTGGCGTTCGTCGGCTATGCGTTGCTCGCGGGGCACGTGGGGTGGCTGCCGACCGCGTGA
- a CDS encoding glutamate-cysteine ligase family protein: protein MGEKVAADGIDLADRERYRRKLHECLEGLQRLLKEERFDRPKNLMGLEIELNLAGADGLPRMMNSQVLERIASCDFQTELARCNLEVNILPHRLSGRVLDQLAEELRTGLAYAERKAREVAARIVMIGILPTLHATDLTAASLSENDRYVLLNDQMRAARGEDFALDIRGVEHLVSRSPSIAPEAACTSVQLHLQVTPGRFAAVWNAAQAIAAVQVAVGANSPFLFGRELWRESRPPVFQQATDTRVPELQAQGVRPRTWFGERWVDSAYDLFEENLRYFPPLLPVCGPQEPLRVLDEGGAPDLAELVLHNGTIYRWNRPVYAVADGVAHLRVENRVLPAGPTVADVIANTAFYYGLVRALAEEPRPIWSRLPFAAAAGNFDTACRYGIDATLDWPRPGRAGGLARIPAVRLVRQELLPLAARGLDAWGVEPADRDHYLGIIEERCRRRVNGASWQAAACHHARRQGLDREAALAAMTRRYSELMHTGEPVHTWPVAWPVAGRAAVPEPWEAAAEGA, encoded by the coding sequence ATGGGGGAGAAGGTCGCCGCGGACGGGATCGACCTGGCGGACCGGGAGCGTTATCGAAGAAAGCTTCACGAGTGTCTCGAGGGTTTGCAGAGGCTCCTGAAGGAGGAGAGGTTCGACCGGCCCAAGAACCTCATGGGCCTGGAGATCGAACTCAATCTGGCCGGCGCCGACGGGCTGCCCCGCATGATGAACTCCCAAGTTCTCGAGCGCATCGCCAGCTGTGATTTCCAGACCGAACTCGCCCGGTGCAATCTGGAGGTCAACATCCTTCCGCACCGATTGAGCGGCCGCGTCCTGGACCAGCTTGCCGAGGAACTCCGTACGGGACTCGCCTACGCCGAAAGGAAGGCACGGGAGGTCGCCGCCCGGATCGTGATGATCGGCATTCTGCCCACCCTGCACGCCACCGATCTCACCGCTGCCAGCCTCTCCGAGAACGACCGCTATGTGCTGCTCAACGACCAGATGCGGGCGGCCCGCGGCGAGGACTTCGCACTCGACATCCGGGGCGTGGAACACCTGGTCTCCCGCTCGCCCTCGATCGCACCGGAAGCCGCCTGTACCTCGGTCCAGCTGCACCTCCAGGTGACGCCGGGCCGTTTCGCCGCCGTCTGGAACGCGGCCCAGGCCATCGCCGCGGTGCAGGTGGCGGTCGGCGCCAACTCGCCCTTCCTCTTCGGCCGTGAGCTGTGGCGCGAGTCCCGGCCGCCGGTCTTCCAGCAGGCCACGGACACCCGCGTGCCCGAACTCCAGGCCCAGGGAGTGCGCCCCCGCACCTGGTTCGGCGAGCGCTGGGTCGACTCCGCATACGACCTGTTCGAGGAGAATCTGCGCTACTTCCCCCCGCTGCTGCCGGTGTGCGGACCGCAGGAGCCGCTGCGGGTCCTCGACGAGGGCGGGGCGCCCGACCTGGCCGAACTGGTGCTGCACAACGGCACGATCTACCGGTGGAACCGACCCGTCTACGCGGTCGCCGACGGTGTCGCGCACCTCAGGGTCGAGAACCGGGTGCTGCCGGCCGGCCCCACCGTCGCCGACGTCATCGCCAACACCGCCTTCTACTACGGACTGGTGCGGGCACTGGCCGAGGAGCCGCGCCCCATCTGGTCGCGTCTCCCGTTCGCCGCCGCGGCCGGCAACTTCGACACCGCCTGCCGGTACGGCATCGACGCCACCTTGGACTGGCCCCGCCCCGGACGGGCCGGCGGACTCGCCCGGATCCCGGCCGTACGGCTGGTACGCCAGGAACTGCTGCCGCTGGCGGCCCGCGGGCTGGACGCCTGGGGGGTGGAACCGGCCGATCGCGACCATTACCTCGGCATCATCGAGGAGCGCTGCCGGCGCCGGGTCAACGGCGCGTCCTGGCAGGCCGCGGCCTGCCACCACGCCCGGCGCCAGGGACTGGACCGGGAGGCCGCGCTCGCCGCGATGACCCGGCGCTACAGCGAGCTGATGCACACCGGGGAGCCGGTGCACACCTGGCCGGTCGCCTGGCCGGTCGCCGGGCGGGCCGCCGTACCGGAGCCCTGGGAGGCGGCGGCCGAGGGGGCGTAG